The following coding sequences lie in one Alosa sapidissima isolate fAloSap1 chromosome 15, fAloSap1.pri, whole genome shotgun sequence genomic window:
- the LOC121684594 gene encoding olfactory receptor 52J3-like produces MFLNSSSSTTIFLPSFTFPPSTRVPALVFSTLTYLMIMCCNLMIVVTIALNHNLHKPMYLLLLNLPVCDMIGATAFFPQMISSMLYQPRVISYWACVVQALLTHTYGGGSLLILTAMAFDRYIAICSPLSYNTIMTNNNLIKIISGIWLTDTILIFTLIALAIRLKICQNTISDMYCNNPSLTKLACEGTHVNNFYGLFTIAFLQGISLAVILFTYLQILFTCVFKKQADARSKAIQTCGAHLIVFLFLEFNAFIALVAHRIETAPLFLRRALGVSVMIFPPLLNPLVYSFNTKEIRKHILQFLKRKTSPF; encoded by the coding sequence ATGTTTCTCAATTCATCAAGTTCAACAACTATATTTTTACCTTCATTCACTTTTCCTCCATCAACCAGAGTTCCTGCTCTTGTTTTTTCAACCCTTACATACCTCATGATCATGTGTTGTAATTTGATGATTGTTGTGACTATTGCTCTCAACCATAACCTGCACAAGCCTATGTATCTGTTACTTCTTAATTTACCTGTTTGTGACATGATAGGAGCAACTGCATTTTTCCCCCAGATGATTTCCAGTATGCTGTATCAGCCAAGAGTTATATCATATTGGGCATGTGTAGTGCAGgcattacttacacacacatatgggggTGGATCTCTTCTCATCTTGACAGCCATGGCTTTTGACCGTTATATTGCTATCTGCTCCCCTCTGTCATATAATACCATAATGACCAATAATAACTTGATCAAAATTATTAGTGGTATTTGGCTCACCGATacaattttaatatttacccTCATTGCACTGGCAATCCGATTGAAGATTTGCCAGAACACTATAAGCGACATGTACTGCAACAACCCCTCTTTGACAAAACTGGCCTGTGAAGGGACGCATGTGAACAACTTCTACGGTCTGTTTACTATAGCCTTTTTGCAGGGCATATCATTGGCTGTAATTCTGTTTACGTATTTACAAATCCTTTTTACTTGTGTTTTTAAGAAACAAGCAGATGCCAGAAGTAAAGCCATTCAGACATGTGGTGCTCATTTAATAGTCTTCTTATTTTTGGAATTTAATGCTTTCATTGCTTTAGTTGCACATCGTATTGAAACTGCACCCCTCTTCTTAAGGAGAGCTTTGGGGGTATCCGTGATGATATTTCCTCCACTATTGAATCCATTGGTATATAGCTTTAATACAAAGGAAATCAGAAAACATATTTTGCAATTccttaaaagaaaaacatcacCCTTCTAA